The DNA window CTGCTCGCTGAGCTCGGCTTGCCGACCGGGACGGGGACGCTGCTGCTCGGCGCCGCGCTGGTCACCGCGGTCGTGTGCCTGACGACCTACCGCGGGATCCAGGCATCGACGCGCTCGGCGGTCATCTTCCTGGTGGCCGAAACCGGGGTGCTGCTCGCCCTGTGCGTGACGGTGATCGCGACCCGCGGCGCGCACCACGAACTGAGCCTCGCTCCGTTCGTACCGTCCCAGGGGAGCGGGAACCTTTCGACGTTCTGGGCCGCCGTGCTGCTCGGTGTGCTTTCCTTCACCGGTTTCGACGTGATCTCCACGGTCGCCGAAGAATCCCGTGCTCCCAAGAAGCTCCTGCCGAAGGCCACCTTCCTCGCCGTCACCGTGGTCGGCCTGGTCTGGGCGGGCGCGACGTGGGCCTTCTCCCTGTCCGAACCTCCGGAAACGGTGGCGAAGTACAACGAAACCGGGCTGACGGCGGTGACACCGATGGCCCGTGACTACTGGGGATGGGGGTCGATCCTGATCATCATCACCGCCCTCACCGCGTTGACCGCCATTTACGTGACGACCGTCGTCGGGGCATCCCGCGCCCTCTACGCGATCGCGCGCCAAGGTCTGCTCCCGCGACGGCTCGCGCAGCTCCATCCGCGCACGCGCGTTCCGCACCACGCCATGACCGTGGTCTACGTGGTGAGCCTGACCTGCGGGGCCGTAGTGGTCGCTGCGCTGCGCAACGGCGTCGACGCGTTCGTGTGGTGGTCGCAGGCGGCGGTGTTCTTCGCGCTCGTGCTGTACAGCAGCGTCAACCTCGCGAACCTGCGCTACTTCCTCCGCGTCGCACCGGAACGGCGCCGGTGGCTGCCCAACGTGGTCCTGCCCGTCGTGGGGATCGGTATCAACGGCTACGTCATCTGCCGGAGCTTCGTGGTATCCCTGTGGGGCTCCGGATTCCGCCTCGGTCAAAGCGTCGTGATCGCGGCGTTCGCCCTGCTCCTGCTGTGCGCGGGCTACACGTTCGCCCTGCGGCGGCGCGCCCGTGAAGCCGAAAACGAGGTCCCCGCGTGAAGATCAGCGTCATCGGCAACCTCGGGCTCGACGTCGTGGCGGCACAGGTCGACCGCATGCCGCCGCCCGGCACCGAGGTCATGATCGACACCATCGACGTCCGTCCCGGCGGCAGCGCGGGAAACACCGCGATGGCACTCGCCGCCCTTGGTGTGCGGCACGAACTGCACGCCTCCCTCGGCGACGACACCACCGCGACGCTCGTCCGAGCCCTGCTCACCGAAGGCGGTGTTGACTGCTCCCACCTGCGCACCACCCCCGGTACGCCGACAGCGGTGTCGATCGCCGTTCAGAGCAACCGGCGCGACCGAGGTTTCCTGGCCACCGACGGCCACCTCCGTTCCTACGACCGCGATTCCGTCCCCCGCGAAGCGCTCACGGCCGATCTCGTGCTGTTCACCGGTTACTTCACCACCCCGGCGCTGCAGGGACCGCCGACGGAGCAGATGCTGCGCCAGGTCAAGGCCTCCGGCGGACGCACCCTTTTCGATCCCGGCTCCGACCCCGACGGCTGGCGGCCCCACACCCTGACCACGCTGAAGTCCCTGCTGCCACTCGTGGACGTCTTTCTGCCGAACGCGCGGGAACTGGCGGTCGTCGCCGGCATCGAAGATCCCCGGGCCGCGACGAAGGCACTGCACGAACTCACCGGAGGCCATGTGATCGCCAAACTCGGTGCCGACGGCTGCCTTGGCATCGGCCCGGGAGAAGACTTCACCTGCTCGGCTCGGTCGGCGCGAACCGCGGACACGACCGGCGCCGGCGACGCCTTCAACGCCGGCCTGCTCTACGGCCTCGCCCACCGGTTGCCCTGGCCGCGCGCCGCCCGCGACGCGACGATCGTGGCTACCGAAGCCGTTTCCCGCACCTCGCCCCACCGGCACATCCGTGAACCGGACCTGATCGACCTGCGGAACCACCGAAGCTGACGCGCGGGGCCGTCCATTCGGGACAGTCGGTCGTACAGGGCGGGGGAGTGGAGCCAGTCGCGGATCGATGCGGTCGGCCTTTCGGGCTACCACACCCACGCGCGGCACTCCGGCGAAAACAGCACCGAGATCCATGTCCCGCATGCTGCAACTCCGGGTCGGTACATTCTTCCGCCCTGATAAAATCGACCGCGAAAACGCATTCAAATACGACGAGGTGTAGCGGGGAATGCTTGACCGTGCCGGGCGCGACGAGTTGCATTACGCGGCCGCGGACAACGACGTGGTAACGGTGAAGGAACGGCTCGATGCCGGGGTCGACGTCGACCTGGCCGAGCGCCGCTCCGGTTTCACCCCGCTGCACTTCGCCGTGCAGGGCGGCGCGCTCGACACCACCGTCGCTCTGCTCGACGCTGGTGCGGACATCCAGGCACCCACCGTGCCGCGAGGAGCGTCGCCGCTGCACCTGGCGGTGTCGGGCTGGCGGCTGAACCCGGACGGGGCGATGATCGATCTGCTGCTCGCCCGCGGTGCCGACAAAACCGCCCGCGAGAAGAACGGGTGGACGCCGGACGATCTCGCGAAAGGCGCCTTCGAGTTCCCGGCCGCCCTCGCCGCGAAGCTGCACCCATGACCGATCCTCGGCTCGCCGAGGCGCGTCATCGGCCAGTTCCGGCGTGCCGGTCCAACGCGGTGAGGACGTTCCGGAGCGCTGGCCGCGTACAGTTCCGCGGCCAGGCTGGTCCGACATCCGGCAGTTCTCGCCCGGAGGAACGACTTCCGCGTCGGCGAAACCATGATCGGGACGCCGAACCGGGTTCTGATCGCTTGGAGCGCGGTCAGCCGCCGTTCGAAGAACCGCTCCAGCGCCGCCAGTACCGTCCGCGCATCGGTGCGCACCTTGGTCGCGGGTCCGTGCCGCTGCACGGAGTGCATGACGATGAGACGGCATCCGGTGTCGGCCAGCTCCGCGTACCGGTCCGGGTCGGGAAATCCTTGGATGTCGTTGAGAAACGTGGCACCACGAGCGGCGGCGAACCGGTGGGTCCGGGGTTGGCACGAGTCGATCGACACCGGGACGCCGTCGGCGACCAAGCGGTTCAGGGCCAGGTCCAGCCGCCGCATCTCCTCGTCGGCGGTCACCGGCTCGGCGCCAGGATGACTGGCCGCGGGCCGAGTTCGACGACATCGGCGCCCGCTGCCAGCAATCGGTGAGCGTGCGTGAGCGCGGCGGTGGGCGCCAGGAACCGGCCACGGTCGGCGAACGAGTCCGCGGTGACGTTGACGACCCCCACCAGCCGAGGCCGACACTCGGACACTCCCGATGAGGTCAGTGCGGAATCGAGCCGCCGTGGTGGCACCGCCTTTTTCCTCGTCGCGTGAACGTTCGGATCTCACCGAGCTCGGCCGAGCGGATGAGGTGTGGGATCTGAGCGAGCCGTTGGCATTCGTGGTGGCCGAACGCCTTGTCGCGGGGTGAAGCAGGCGATCCGGCCGATGCGGCGGCCGCGTCGGAGGAGTTGCTCGCCGACCGATCGCGAGAGCTGTCGACGTGAGCCTCCGAACCGGTAAGCCCCGACGGCGCCGCCACCCCAGACCCGGCAGGAGGGCTCCGGGTCTTCATCGAACCGGGCCTCTGGAGACCGACCGGATTTCCTTGGTGCGCGGAGTGCGCACGGTGGATGTGAACGCTTCTCGGTCACGTAGTGCCGCGGGTGTGCGCCGAGACGCATCTTCGCCGAGTGACGCGTAGCGGAGCGCTGCCGCGCACGGGCATCCGCGGCGACGCTCGCGTCAGTCCCTGCCGGCGTGCACGATCTTCTCGGCGAGCAGCCGGGGGTTGGTGAAGACGACCTCGTGGCTGCCGGGCGATTGCACCAGGCGGTGCAGGCCGAGCCGTCCGGACATCCGCGGATGCCATCCCCACTCGCCGGGCGGGAGCGCGGTGTCGTCGGTGCAGTTCAGGTAGCTCTTGGCGATCTCCAGCCGGGGGAACTTCGACAGGTCGAGCCGATCCACGAAGGGCTGGTACGGCGTCGGCGACAGCTGTTGGTAGGCGGCCGTCGCGCGGTCGAGGTCGGCGTCCTGGATGAACGCCTCCCGCCAGATCGGGAACGGCAACATCACCGTGTTGTCGTCCGACTCGCCGGCCAGCCGCGCGAACAACTCGCGATAGGCGGGCGGGAGGTCGTCGTTGACGCTGGTACCCGGCAGCGGCACGAAAGCGCCCCAGAAAACCAGGCGGCGCAGCCGCTCCGGGATCTCCTCGGCGACCCGCGCGATCACCGTCCCGCCGAAGCTGTGGCCGACCAGCACCACGTCCGCGAG is part of the Amycolatopsis sp. CA-230715 genome and encodes:
- a CDS encoding APC family permease; protein product: MTHPSPPEGRPTTAAEPVSLRSNAVGLLGLTVLGAVMMSPAMGVYGTWGPMEGLVGRIVPLVFLAALLISLPNAISYVIVNREMPATGSAFTWTSRTSNPVAGLLVGLVMVTYYIIQVIVQPVLFGLFFNDLLAELGLPTGTGTLLLGAALVTAVVCLTTYRGIQASTRSAVIFLVAETGVLLALCVTVIATRGAHHELSLAPFVPSQGSGNLSTFWAAVLLGVLSFTGFDVISTVAEESRAPKKLLPKATFLAVTVVGLVWAGATWAFSLSEPPETVAKYNETGLTAVTPMARDYWGWGSILIIITALTALTAIYVTTVVGASRALYAIARQGLLPRRLAQLHPRTRVPHHAMTVVYVVSLTCGAVVVAALRNGVDAFVWWSQAAVFFALVLYSSVNLANLRYFLRVAPERRRWLPNVVLPVVGIGINGYVICRSFVVSLWGSGFRLGQSVVIAAFALLLLCAGYTFALRRRAREAENEVPA
- a CDS encoding alpha/beta hydrolase — translated: MITFVLVHGSWHDGSAWNAVVPRLAELGHVAHSPTIAGHGKGADKAVDHDDCVRSIRRFIVDHDLADVVLVGHSFGGTVIARVAEEIPERLRRLVFWGAFVPLPGTSVNDDLPPAYRELFARLAGESDDNTVMLPFPIWREAFIQDADLDRATAAYQQLSPTPYQPFVDRLDLSKFPRLEIAKSYLNCTDDTALPPGEWGWHPRMSGRLGLHRLVQSPGSHEVVFTNPRLLAEKIVHAGRD
- a CDS encoding dihydropteroate synthase; the encoded protein is MGVVNVTADSFADRGRFLAPTAALTHAHRLLAAGADVVELGPRPVILAPSR
- a CDS encoding ankyrin repeat domain-containing protein codes for the protein MLDRAGRDELHYAAADNDVVTVKERLDAGVDVDLAERRSGFTPLHFAVQGGALDTTVALLDAGADIQAPTVPRGASPLHLAVSGWRLNPDGAMIDLLLARGADKTAREKNGWTPDDLAKGAFEFPAALAAKLHP
- a CDS encoding carbohydrate kinase family protein, which gives rise to MKISVIGNLGLDVVAAQVDRMPPPGTEVMIDTIDVRPGGSAGNTAMALAALGVRHELHASLGDDTTATLVRALLTEGGVDCSHLRTTPGTPTAVSIAVQSNRRDRGFLATDGHLRSYDRDSVPREALTADLVLFTGYFTTPALQGPPTEQMLRQVKASGGRTLFDPGSDPDGWRPHTLTTLKSLLPLVDVFLPNARELAVVAGIEDPRAATKALHELTGGHVIAKLGADGCLGIGPGEDFTCSARSARTADTTGAGDAFNAGLLYGLAHRLPWPRAARDATIVATEAVSRTSPHRHIREPDLIDLRNHRS